The following coding sequences lie in one Thalassoglobus polymorphus genomic window:
- a CDS encoding Gfo/Idh/MocA family protein — translation MKTPQSTRRDFLKTGTLAAAAGATMPYWFSTKMTLAEAAAKSPNERMTVGSIGTGSRWNAVGPAAYVFADCLAVADVDANHAQAGRKKVQAIHKKAGRPTDVDVYEDYQKILERNDIDLVTIVTPDHWHSKIAIEAMQAGKDVYCEKPLTLTIHEGKQIIKVLNETKRVFQVGTQQRTEMGQRFLQAIAMIRDGRIGDVKKVTCNIGGSTGSGPIPVAEVPEGLNWEKWLGQTPLVDFRFKDNGRWGKSRCHYEFRWWYEYSGGKMTDWGAHHVDIAQWAIDQQAPDQGPTLIQPISHKHPVPFKNGMPELDDRYNAATEFDVKVMFGNGVEMHIVNESKDGNGILFEGTKGRFHVSRSAIKGKPFEDLAENPLPDGAIEKVYGGKPTSHMENFINCVQTREKPISDVWTHHKAMSTCHLANIAIRLDKTLEWDARKEEITNDSSARAMQEREQRKGYEINVSV, via the coding sequence TTGAAAACGCCACAATCGACTCGCCGTGATTTTTTGAAAACCGGCACGCTGGCAGCCGCAGCCGGAGCGACTATGCCCTACTGGTTTTCAACAAAAATGACTTTAGCAGAAGCTGCCGCAAAAAGTCCGAACGAACGCATGACGGTCGGATCAATAGGAACGGGAAGCCGCTGGAATGCAGTTGGACCAGCTGCGTATGTCTTTGCTGATTGCCTCGCAGTTGCCGATGTCGATGCCAATCATGCTCAAGCAGGAAGGAAAAAAGTTCAGGCCATTCACAAGAAGGCGGGACGCCCGACCGACGTCGATGTCTATGAAGACTATCAAAAAATCCTCGAAAGAAATGACATTGATCTTGTCACCATTGTGACGCCTGATCACTGGCATTCAAAAATTGCCATCGAAGCAATGCAAGCTGGGAAAGACGTCTACTGCGAGAAACCGCTAACGTTGACGATCCACGAAGGAAAACAAATCATCAAGGTCCTCAACGAGACCAAACGGGTTTTCCAAGTCGGGACTCAACAGAGAACCGAAATGGGGCAGCGATTTCTGCAAGCCATTGCCATGATTCGCGACGGTCGCATCGGGGACGTCAAGAAAGTGACCTGCAATATCGGTGGATCAACAGGAAGCGGGCCGATCCCAGTTGCGGAAGTTCCAGAAGGGTTGAACTGGGAAAAATGGCTGGGCCAAACTCCCTTGGTTGACTTCCGTTTTAAAGATAATGGTCGCTGGGGGAAATCTCGCTGTCACTATGAATTCCGCTGGTGGTACGAATACTCCGGTGGGAAAATGACAGACTGGGGCGCACACCATGTTGATATCGCACAGTGGGCGATTGACCAGCAAGCTCCGGATCAAGGACCGACCCTGATTCAGCCGATTAGCCACAAGCACCCGGTTCCGTTCAAAAACGGGATGCCGGAACTCGACGACCGTTACAACGCTGCGACCGAATTCGATGTCAAAGTCATGTTCGGAAATGGTGTCGAAATGCACATTGTTAATGAATCAAAAGATGGGAACGGAATTCTGTTCGAAGGCACAAAAGGCCGTTTTCACGTTTCTCGCAGTGCCATTAAAGGGAAACCATTTGAAGACCTCGCGGAGAACCCGCTTCCCGATGGTGCGATCGAAAAGGTCTATGGTGGCAAACCGACCAGCCACATGGAGAACTTCATCAACTGTGTGCAGACTCGCGAAAAGCCGATCTCTGATGTGTGGACTCATCATAAGGCGATGAGTACTTGCCACCTGGCCAACATCGCGATTCGCTTGGATAAAACCCTCGAATGGGACGCCAGGAAAGAGGAAATTACGAACGACTCTTCC
- a CDS encoding PDZ domain-containing protein, protein MPILQPFSWSQRSLGSKTLLLIMMFVFANSARIEAQENLRARQLQQLEFSMQANAELGQKSFVAIAVSQTELQQTDPATVFENLLNPESGQLPASVGGGVVVDVQGASIKVLTTAHLLDHFLQTPEGSPASKIYVRFGTQETAIARVIASDPRSDLAVLQVERTRFQKGTVEIVAVRFPKNFNPRKGTFFSAIGTPWSLAKDGSSSIQLGLISNLSRRQSQDNSTPVVERTLHDLGTLLELSHLDPQTSSGTLLLNLNGEFCGLVTSIATPDDQRVTSSYAIPMTPGIVRIVNELKQGYEVNYGFLGISPETSRPDELQGLDLKHEADTAVIVSRVARNSPAEKSGIQREDFILQVNGTPIGTNSDLVREIGLVAPGESAEIVLYRINEGEKRISVRLGKWPIYDDSKLVATQQEFPAWRGLEVDYPTGRRRYLRDRFLSEFPNGVVVSHVEPESLAAQAGLQVGQFIQSVASQMISSPEEFHAVMKEQNGEVSVSLASGLEIIIEAP, encoded by the coding sequence ATGCCAATACTTCAGCCTTTCAGCTGGTCCCAGCGATCGCTCGGTTCGAAAACGCTTCTTCTGATCATGATGTTCGTCTTTGCTAACTCGGCTCGAATTGAAGCTCAGGAGAACCTTCGGGCGCGTCAGCTTCAGCAACTTGAATTCTCGATGCAGGCCAATGCCGAGCTGGGACAAAAGTCGTTTGTTGCAATTGCAGTCTCGCAAACCGAGCTTCAGCAAACTGATCCCGCAACTGTGTTTGAAAACCTGCTGAACCCCGAGAGTGGTCAATTGCCAGCGAGTGTCGGCGGCGGAGTTGTTGTCGATGTTCAAGGGGCTTCGATAAAAGTGCTCACGACAGCTCATCTTCTGGATCACTTTTTGCAAACTCCAGAAGGAAGTCCTGCATCGAAAATCTACGTTCGATTTGGGACTCAAGAGACAGCAATCGCAAGGGTCATTGCTTCAGATCCGCGCAGCGATCTCGCGGTGCTTCAAGTTGAACGAACTCGATTTCAAAAGGGGACGGTCGAGATCGTCGCTGTTCGATTCCCCAAGAATTTCAATCCGCGAAAAGGAACTTTCTTCTCCGCAATCGGAACTCCCTGGTCCCTTGCAAAGGATGGATCATCGAGTATTCAACTGGGCCTAATTTCAAATTTGAGCCGAAGGCAATCTCAAGACAACTCGACTCCGGTCGTCGAACGAACTCTTCATGATTTGGGAACTTTGCTCGAACTCTCCCATCTTGATCCACAAACGTCGAGCGGGACTCTCCTGCTGAATTTGAATGGAGAGTTTTGCGGGCTTGTCACATCAATTGCAACGCCTGATGACCAACGAGTGACCTCGTCTTACGCCATCCCAATGACGCCCGGAATTGTCAGAATTGTGAATGAATTAAAGCAGGGTTACGAGGTGAACTACGGTTTCCTGGGTATCAGTCCAGAAACCTCACGCCCCGATGAGCTTCAAGGTCTCGACCTCAAACATGAGGCTGACACGGCAGTGATCGTTTCCCGCGTTGCCAGAAACTCCCCGGCAGAAAAGTCTGGAATTCAACGTGAAGATTTCATTCTCCAGGTCAACGGAACTCCCATCGGAACGAACTCAGATCTCGTGCGCGAGATCGGATTAGTCGCACCGGGGGAGTCGGCAGAGATAGTGCTCTATCGAATCAACGAAGGTGAGAAACGAATCTCGGTCAGACTCGGCAAGTGGCCGATCTATGACGACTCAAAACTTGTCGCGACACAGCAGGAATTTCCAGCTTGGAGAGGTCTCGAAGTCGATTACCCGACCGGGCGGAGACGCTATTTAAGGGACCGTTTTCTCTCGGAATTTCCCAATGGTGTCGTCGTCTCGCATGTCGAACCAGAGTCACTCGCGGCTCAGGCCGGCCTGCAAGTTGGGCAGTTTATTCAGAGTGTTGCCAGCCAAATGATCAGCTCGCCCGAAGAATTTCATGCTGTGATGAAAGAGCAAAACGGAGAGGTTTCAGTCTCTCTTGCCTCCGGATTGGAAATCATCATCGAAGCTCCTTAA
- a CDS encoding LPS-assembly protein LptD, which produces MSPTRPHSAGCVLVMLCCWLSISGSLSAQTAPAGHSLGSQPSTDSGVQQIGTSNPLLEPIEIQVSIASQIPSDKEKILLLRGPCKITKGAQSWSSPQAVIWQIQNASGKGGRIIAYLDHTPEVSPVMQEQGHRETRPYFFLELETDVSIAYSGPVPVSVPGAKNDPVYLRAVEHRKKSTGSIQQVQNTTLAQAQSGPALPMLGSPYRRRVTIGPRFLGERFQAKADFIESSVQPEYVITVTGGVNIVIDNVPLTINGQTFLTRIDLSADRAVVWTDADRIGDLEGFEIDENTPFEVFLEGDIVVRQGASKIKASRAFYDISQRRGLLVDAEIRTQVPEYDGSIRLRAAEVRQFSAMNFHARNAYFTTSEFGQPKYRIESSDIFLEERPSIFPNAIDPATGLPDPSTLWITSHNNRLFIENVPVFNSPYLTGPAEDPRIPITELNFGYSGVFGAELETAWNLEGLLGLELPEGTDLNLEVDYFSERGPAAGLQSEYDSYATLFGAPAHHSGMSHFYYIHDSGVDNLGLGRRSLAPPNENRGRILWRNETELTPFTSIFAEVGHVFNNDRNFQEQWYEEEWDRDKDLENKISLEHQYDNLTTSITGAIRSNDFANQTDWLPRADITLLGQPVFNSPINWSMHSAVGYGRLHQASPPPDPVADPFVPLDYFADSEGLVAHSRHELTLPFNAGPVKVVPYALGEVAHWQEDLTGQDLTRWYGSAGVRASLQFAKYMPHVQSSILGLNGLAHKVTYDLDYYFAEASEDLDRIPQYNAFDENAQERFRSRFQVLEFGGVLPDVYDPRLYAVRSGAGRSVTAPYNELVDDQHALRLGMRHRWQTKVGPPENPRIVDWMELDLGLTYFPDAEEDNFGEDFGLLTSRYAWHVGPRTSVLASGAFDFFDMGQRVWNVGLLSQRSERGSIYFGYRNLEAGPVESQLLTSSVSYVMTPNLYVATFGASYDIAEGIDRGQSLTVTRISENFLLHFGLGYDRSKDNVGVALSLEPKFGSFGRGSMQLNSLLGID; this is translated from the coding sequence GTGTCCCCTACCCGACCGCATTCCGCTGGATGCGTACTGGTGATGCTTTGCTGCTGGCTAAGCATCTCGGGATCGTTGTCTGCACAGACAGCCCCGGCTGGACACTCTCTTGGTTCGCAACCCTCTACGGATTCAGGGGTTCAGCAGATTGGGACATCGAACCCATTACTGGAGCCGATTGAAATTCAAGTTTCAATCGCAAGCCAGATTCCCAGTGACAAAGAAAAAATCCTGCTGCTTCGTGGTCCCTGTAAAATTACGAAAGGGGCGCAATCCTGGTCGTCCCCGCAAGCGGTCATTTGGCAAATCCAGAATGCCTCGGGAAAAGGGGGCCGGATCATTGCTTATCTCGACCATACTCCCGAAGTCTCCCCTGTCATGCAGGAACAGGGACATCGAGAAACACGACCCTACTTCTTTCTTGAACTCGAAACGGATGTCTCGATAGCCTATTCAGGCCCGGTTCCGGTTTCCGTTCCGGGAGCGAAAAATGATCCTGTTTATTTGAGAGCGGTTGAGCATCGCAAAAAATCTACTGGATCAATCCAACAGGTTCAGAACACGACTCTGGCTCAAGCTCAGTCGGGGCCAGCGTTGCCAATGCTGGGGTCACCGTATCGTCGTCGCGTCACGATTGGCCCACGATTCCTTGGTGAACGCTTTCAAGCGAAAGCAGACTTCATCGAGAGTTCGGTTCAGCCAGAATATGTGATCACAGTCACGGGCGGAGTCAATATTGTCATTGACAATGTCCCGTTGACAATCAATGGTCAAACATTTTTGACACGCATTGACCTGAGCGCAGACCGGGCTGTCGTCTGGACTGACGCCGATCGAATTGGCGACCTTGAAGGCTTTGAGATTGACGAGAACACCCCGTTTGAAGTCTTTCTGGAAGGGGATATTGTTGTCCGCCAGGGGGCGAGTAAAATCAAAGCTTCTCGTGCATTTTACGACATCAGTCAGCGACGTGGCCTACTCGTTGACGCAGAAATTCGCACGCAAGTCCCGGAATACGATGGCTCGATTCGTTTACGAGCAGCTGAAGTTCGTCAATTTTCCGCGATGAATTTCCATGCTCGGAATGCGTATTTCACAACAAGCGAATTCGGACAACCCAAGTACCGCATCGAGTCGAGTGACATCTTCCTCGAAGAACGACCTTCGATCTTTCCGAATGCGATCGACCCGGCAACTGGACTGCCTGACCCCAGCACGCTCTGGATCACCAGCCACAACAATCGACTCTTCATTGAGAATGTCCCGGTCTTTAATTCTCCATATTTGACTGGACCAGCTGAAGACCCACGTATCCCGATCACTGAACTCAATTTCGGCTACTCCGGTGTGTTTGGAGCTGAACTTGAAACTGCGTGGAACCTTGAAGGACTTCTCGGTCTGGAGTTACCTGAAGGGACCGATCTCAATCTGGAGGTCGATTACTTTTCAGAGCGAGGACCAGCAGCCGGTCTTCAATCGGAGTACGATTCGTATGCAACATTGTTTGGCGCTCCCGCACATCACTCAGGGATGAGCCACTTCTATTACATCCATGATAGCGGAGTCGACAATCTGGGGCTGGGCCGAAGAAGCCTCGCTCCGCCTAATGAAAACCGAGGCCGCATTCTCTGGAGAAACGAGACGGAACTGACCCCGTTCACTTCGATCTTCGCTGAGGTGGGGCACGTCTTTAACAACGACAGAAACTTTCAGGAGCAATGGTACGAAGAAGAGTGGGATCGAGATAAAGACCTGGAGAACAAGATCTCTCTGGAACATCAATACGACAACCTCACGACGAGCATCACCGGAGCGATTCGGTCGAATGATTTCGCGAACCAGACCGACTGGCTCCCGAGGGCAGACATCACTCTTCTCGGACAACCGGTCTTCAATTCTCCCATCAATTGGAGCATGCATTCCGCAGTTGGTTATGGAAGATTACACCAGGCATCTCCCCCACCAGACCCTGTTGCTGACCCGTTTGTTCCTCTGGACTACTTCGCAGACTCCGAAGGGCTCGTCGCTCATTCACGTCATGAATTAACCCTGCCCTTCAATGCTGGACCTGTGAAAGTTGTCCCATATGCCTTAGGCGAAGTGGCTCACTGGCAAGAGGATCTCACCGGTCAAGACTTGACTCGCTGGTATGGAAGTGCCGGGGTTCGAGCAAGCCTTCAGTTTGCCAAGTACATGCCACACGTGCAAAGTTCAATCCTCGGTCTGAACGGTCTTGCACATAAAGTGACATATGATCTCGACTACTACTTCGCAGAAGCGTCCGAAGACCTTGACCGTATTCCGCAGTACAACGCATTCGATGAAAACGCCCAAGAGAGATTTCGGTCTCGCTTCCAGGTCCTCGAATTCGGGGGCGTTTTACCAGATGTCTATGATCCCCGATTGTACGCCGTTCGATCAGGTGCGGGACGATCGGTCACCGCCCCCTATAATGAACTCGTCGATGACCAACATGCATTGCGGTTAGGAATGCGTCATCGTTGGCAAACTAAAGTTGGTCCTCCGGAGAACCCGCGTATCGTTGACTGGATGGAACTCGACTTGGGGCTGACTTATTTCCCCGATGCAGAAGAAGATAACTTTGGAGAAGACTTCGGATTACTGACGAGCCGCTACGCCTGGCATGTTGGTCCTCGAACATCTGTCCTGGCAAGTGGAGCGTTTGACTTCTTTGACATGGGGCAACGAGTCTGGAATGTCGGGCTCCTCAGCCAGCGTTCCGAACGAGGAAGCATTTACTTCGGTTACCGAAACCTCGAAGCAGGCCCGGTTGAAAGCCAACTTCTCACGAGTAGTGTTTCTTACGTCATGACCCCGAACCTATATGTCGCAACTTTTGGAGCTTCATATGACATCGCCGAGGGGATAGACCGGGGCCAATCGCTCACGGTCACCCGCATCAGTGAGAACTTTCTACTCCACTTCGGTCTCGGATACGACCGTAGTAAGGACAACGTTGGTGTCGCTCTGTCTCTCGAACCAAAGTTCGGAAGCTTCGGTCGAGGATCAATGCAACTCAACTCCCTGCTCGGGATCGACTAA
- the lysA gene encoding diaminopimelate decarboxylase, whose protein sequence is MDPFQYQDGELFCEQVSVSALSQEFGTPIWIYSKSKLVNEYRQIQEAFAAVDPVICYSVKANSNLSILKLLNEEGCSFDVVSGGELFRVREAGADTTKVAFAGVGKTDEEIRFALENDILMFNVESEPELDAISRIAAEMGKVAPVALRLNPDVDGKTHAKTTTGKKGNKFGMDFERHNELADKVLADPYLELRGIHMHIGSPINTTDPYRQSAEKALNIVRELRKKGHQTNWINLGGGFGLNYRGDEAATAQEYAEVIVPFVQEAECRLALEPGRSIAGNAGILVSEVVFVKHEGGKRFVIQDAAMNDLVRPAMYDSFHKIWPVKPSVAPPKDFEAELEGCPPADIVGPVCESCDYLAKSRPFPEVQRGDLLATFSAGAYGTVMSSNYNSRRRGTEVLVDGSEYKVIRRKETYEDLIAHERV, encoded by the coding sequence ATGGACCCTTTTCAGTATCAAGACGGCGAACTCTTTTGCGAACAAGTTTCAGTTTCTGCCTTGAGTCAGGAATTTGGAACCCCAATTTGGATTTATTCTAAATCTAAATTGGTCAATGAATACCGTCAAATCCAAGAAGCCTTCGCTGCAGTTGATCCCGTGATCTGCTATTCCGTCAAAGCGAATTCCAATCTCAGCATCCTGAAACTTCTCAATGAGGAAGGTTGCAGCTTCGACGTTGTGAGTGGTGGCGAACTCTTTCGTGTGCGAGAAGCTGGAGCAGATACGACAAAGGTTGCCTTTGCAGGTGTCGGGAAGACGGATGAAGAAATCCGCTTCGCACTCGAGAACGATATCCTCATGTTTAATGTGGAGAGCGAGCCTGAACTCGATGCGATCTCAAGAATCGCTGCTGAGATGGGAAAAGTGGCCCCTGTCGCTTTGCGACTCAACCCGGATGTCGATGGAAAGACCCACGCGAAAACCACGACTGGCAAGAAGGGGAACAAGTTCGGGATGGACTTTGAGCGGCATAATGAGCTCGCTGACAAAGTCCTCGCTGACCCTTACCTTGAGTTGCGCGGGATTCACATGCACATCGGTTCGCCGATTAACACGACAGACCCATACCGGCAGTCCGCTGAGAAAGCCCTCAATATCGTTCGCGAACTCCGGAAGAAGGGGCATCAAACAAACTGGATTAATCTGGGAGGCGGGTTCGGTTTGAATTATCGAGGGGACGAAGCAGCGACCGCCCAGGAATACGCAGAGGTGATTGTCCCGTTCGTTCAAGAAGCGGAATGTCGTCTGGCATTGGAACCGGGACGTTCCATTGCGGGGAACGCGGGAATCCTCGTCAGCGAAGTTGTCTTTGTGAAGCACGAAGGGGGCAAAAGATTCGTGATTCAGGATGCTGCGATGAACGACCTTGTCCGTCCGGCGATGTACGATTCATTCCATAAAATCTGGCCAGTCAAACCGTCTGTCGCACCTCCGAAAGATTTCGAAGCAGAACTCGAAGGTTGCCCACCTGCCGATATTGTTGGTCCGGTTTGCGAGTCGTGCGATTATCTGGCGAAATCTCGACCATTCCCGGAAGTCCAACGTGGTGACTTGCTGGCCACGTTCAGTGCAGGAGCTTACGGGACAGTCATGAGCAGCAACTATAATTCACGTCGCCGTGGGACCGAAGTTCTGGTCGACGGAAGCGAATACAAAGTCATTCGCCGAAAAGAAACCTACGAAGATCTGATCGCACACGAACGAGTCTAA
- a CDS encoding RNA polymerase sigma factor codes for MSEEPVDLAQRCLAGDQNALREFVEVFQQQVFGLCFRMLGHRQDAEDTAQESLARAVKYLKSWDSTQPLRPWVLKIAANRCRTALGKRARLPKTVGESNDFGAESELPQLGLAEELNQALDVLKDEHRECFVMFYQQELSIQEISAILDVKEGTIKTWLHRSRKLLAEHLMKRGIEPNSH; via the coding sequence GTGTCGGAGGAACCTGTGGATCTCGCTCAACGCTGCCTCGCTGGGGATCAGAACGCGCTGCGCGAATTTGTTGAAGTTTTTCAGCAACAGGTTTTTGGCCTCTGTTTCAGGATGTTAGGCCACCGACAGGATGCGGAAGATACTGCCCAGGAATCACTTGCGCGTGCTGTGAAATACCTGAAGAGCTGGGATTCAACACAACCACTCCGGCCTTGGGTGTTGAAAATTGCCGCAAATCGATGCCGGACAGCACTTGGCAAGCGAGCCAGGCTTCCAAAGACGGTTGGTGAATCGAACGATTTCGGAGCAGAATCAGAGCTTCCGCAACTAGGATTAGCTGAGGAATTGAATCAGGCGTTGGATGTTTTGAAAGACGAACACCGAGAATGCTTCGTTATGTTTTATCAGCAGGAACTCAGCATTCAGGAAATTTCAGCGATTCTGGATGTTAAGGAAGGCACAATTAAAACGTGGTTACACAGAAGTCGAAAGCTCCTCGCGGAGCATTTAATGAAACGCGGAATTGAACCAAATTCACATTAA
- a CDS encoding DUF6932 family protein, producing MDELDQRALAESRTDIDNAFLSLISEFRSKGWNARQSIEKACAEIRTALVSPKGFGCSLPEFEECGYLPATLKCSIDEFRERFGGGTPRRSHLMKELQEVLHHCRSAQTERIILGGSFITSRDSPNDVDLTVLVGKDFHINQSIENRVLIEDYSFSNDWKAKGVHLFLVDNLKSFWRAFHDYSRPKEIGFYAPGVDYTGVVEVVL from the coding sequence ATGGACGAACTTGACCAGAGGGCTCTAGCGGAATCGCGGACTGACATCGATAATGCTTTTCTGTCGCTGATCTCCGAGTTTCGTTCCAAAGGCTGGAACGCACGGCAGTCAATCGAAAAGGCATGTGCCGAGATTCGAACAGCACTTGTATCGCCCAAAGGCTTTGGATGCTCACTCCCAGAGTTTGAAGAGTGTGGGTATCTTCCAGCAACATTGAAGTGTTCAATCGATGAATTTCGAGAACGTTTTGGAGGGGGGACCCCGAGGCGGAGCCACCTGATGAAGGAACTCCAAGAGGTGCTTCATCACTGTCGATCTGCACAAACGGAGCGGATCATTCTTGGTGGCAGTTTCATTACAAGCAGAGACTCACCAAACGACGTTGACCTCACGGTTCTCGTCGGCAAGGACTTCCACATCAACCAGTCCATTGAAAATCGAGTGCTGATTGAAGACTACTCTTTCTCAAATGATTGGAAAGCAAAGGGAGTCCACCTGTTTCTGGTGGATAATTTAAAAAGTTTCTGGCGAGCATTTCACGATTACTCCCGGCCTAAAGAAATTGGATTTTATGCTCCAGGTGTTGACTACACTGGAGTCGTCGAGGTGGTGCTATGA
- a CDS encoding Gfo/Idh/MocA family protein, with amino-acid sequence MATPVNVGMIGYGFMGRAHTNGYKRCPDFFPELRHQPVLKAACARSEDKIQAFADQWGYESIETDWRKLIARDDIDAIDICVPNNLHKEIAIACAEAGKMILCEKPLAMNVAEGEEMCKAVEKAKVPHTVWYNYRRVPAVTLAKQIIESGALGRIFHYRANFLQDWTISEDLPQGGQALWRLDAEAAGSGVTGDLLAHCIDTAIWLNGTVSDVSAMTETFIKERVHQATGEKTKVTIDDACAFMCHFSNGSLGLFESTRYARGHKALYTLEINGSEMSLRWDLEDLHRLEVFDHKDEGALRGWKSVHVSDHGGEHPYMDKWWVPGLQIGYEHSFVHHVADFMKSLDEGKPCGPTFRDALETQKVCDAVLTSAKERSWENV; translated from the coding sequence ATGGCAACACCTGTGAATGTGGGAATGATTGGATACGGGTTCATGGGACGCGCCCATACTAACGGCTACAAACGCTGCCCGGACTTCTTTCCCGAATTGAGGCATCAACCTGTTCTAAAGGCAGCTTGTGCTCGAAGCGAAGACAAGATTCAGGCTTTCGCTGACCAGTGGGGGTATGAGTCCATCGAAACGGACTGGCGAAAGCTCATTGCTCGCGATGACATCGACGCCATCGATATTTGCGTGCCGAACAATCTGCACAAAGAAATTGCCATTGCTTGTGCCGAAGCTGGCAAAATGATCCTTTGCGAAAAGCCACTCGCGATGAACGTCGCCGAGGGTGAAGAAATGTGCAAGGCGGTCGAGAAAGCAAAAGTCCCACATACCGTATGGTACAACTACCGTCGTGTTCCCGCTGTCACCCTGGCGAAACAGATCATCGAATCAGGCGCCCTGGGACGGATCTTCCACTACCGGGCAAACTTCCTGCAGGATTGGACAATCTCGGAAGATCTTCCACAGGGAGGGCAAGCACTATGGCGACTCGATGCTGAAGCAGCTGGTTCTGGAGTGACAGGTGATTTGCTCGCTCATTGTATTGATACAGCGATCTGGTTGAACGGGACCGTCAGCGATGTTTCCGCGATGACGGAAACCTTCATCAAAGAGCGAGTGCATCAGGCAACTGGTGAGAAAACCAAAGTAACCATCGACGATGCGTGTGCCTTCATGTGCCACTTCTCGAATGGGTCGTTAGGGCTGTTCGAATCGACCCGATACGCTCGGGGGCACAAGGCCTTATACACGCTTGAAATCAACGGCTCGGAGATGTCACTTCGCTGGGATCTTGAAGACCTGCATCGCCTGGAAGTTTTTGACCACAAAGACGAAGGCGCACTCCGTGGCTGGAAGAGTGTGCATGTGAGTGACCATGGAGGTGAGCATCCCTACATGGACAAGTGGTGGGTGCCTGGATTGCAGATCGGTTACGAACACTCATTCGTACACCATGTCGCAGACTTCATGAAGAGTCTCGATGAAGGAAAACCTTGCGGACCGACATTCCGCGATGCACTCGAAACGCAAAAAGTTTGCGATGCAGTTCTCACAAGTGCAAAAGAACGCTCTTGGGAAAACGTGTAA
- a CDS encoding DUF1571 domain-containing protein, with protein sequence MDFMTETLKSATMRRLPNVLQSSLKTIIVCSLFLNSPAFGQEQTKEHPLAPALKMANESLAVLNRVQDYECQFTRREFVNNKLVTQQTLFRMRHQPFSVYLKFIDPAPGREVLYVAGQNQGKLLAHEASGLSSLVGTVSLAVNSPKVMAETRYPITQAGMKNLIQLVIAQWELESKYGEVDVKFYPNAKIGGADCEVVEVSHPRPRKQFPYHLTRVFFEKTTRLPVRVENYGFPAAPGQKAPLLEEYTYTSIKVNNGFKDIDFDRNNPKYSF encoded by the coding sequence ATGGACTTCATGACTGAAACGTTAAAGAGTGCGACCATGAGGAGATTGCCCAACGTGCTTCAATCAAGCCTGAAGACAATTATTGTGTGCAGCTTGTTTCTGAACAGCCCAGCATTCGGACAGGAGCAAACCAAAGAGCACCCACTCGCGCCAGCGCTCAAGATGGCGAACGAATCTCTCGCCGTTCTGAATCGTGTTCAGGATTATGAGTGTCAATTCACTCGACGTGAGTTCGTCAACAATAAGCTTGTGACTCAACAAACACTCTTTCGGATGCGTCACCAACCGTTTAGCGTCTACCTGAAATTCATTGATCCCGCTCCCGGACGCGAAGTGTTATATGTCGCTGGGCAGAATCAGGGGAAGCTGCTCGCACATGAAGCGAGTGGGCTTTCGTCACTGGTCGGGACCGTTTCGCTTGCGGTGAATAGCCCCAAGGTGATGGCAGAAACTCGGTATCCGATTACTCAAGCGGGGATGAAGAATCTCATTCAGCTCGTCATTGCTCAATGGGAACTCGAATCCAAATACGGTGAGGTTGACGTCAAATTTTACCCGAACGCAAAGATTGGCGGGGCAGATTGCGAAGTTGTGGAAGTGTCACACCCGCGTCCGAGAAAACAATTTCCGTATCATCTCACTCGTGTTTTCTTTGAGAAAACAACTCGCTTGCCTGTTCGTGTGGAGAATTATGGATTCCCAGCGGCCCCGGGGCAAAAAGCACCGTTGCTTGAGGAATACACTTACACAAGCATCAAAGTGAACAACGGCTTTAAGGACATCGATTTCGACAGGAATAACCCCAAGTACTCGTTTTGA